DNA sequence from the Mus caroli chromosome X, CAROLI_EIJ_v1.1, whole genome shotgun sequence genome:
GTaggttaaaaaatttaaatctcgTTGCCATTTATCAAAATATTATTGCCTTAATTTAGAAACAgtttaaaattgtgataaaactcaacaataacaacataagaAATTACTTTATCAAAAAATGTCACCAATTTGCATATGGTAATTTGCTTTTATTGCTCTTGTTCTTCTTTAAGAAACATGGGTATCATTTAAACTTTACTTTGATCTGGTTTGAAGCCATGACTTGGATTTGCCTTTATATTTGGGTCTGGCTTTTAAGTAGGATTACAGATATCTTTGTTTTAtgccctttctttccttttcctgattTCTCTTGTACTTTTGTTGCATGAAACTAATCCTTTTAGGTGGCAGgactaaaaagaaataataccaaTTTCTAGTCTGAAAAAACTAAGATTACTTGGTGAAATagaacaataaaagcaaaaaccaaacaaccaaaccaaaccaaaccaaccaaccaacaaaaaaccctaatTATAGGTCCGGAGTATGGGTCCAGAGAGACACCGTAAGGTCAAGTGTCTTCTGTGTCTATATGAATACCTACATTTGGATCCCTAGGCCCCATGTAAAATCTGGGGATGCGACTCATCTGGAACCTCAGTGCTTGTGGGAGTACAAAGACAGAGTGATCttctgggctcactggccagaacTTCTAGTCacattagtgagctccaggttcagcaagaaaCCTTGGCTCAAAAATTAAGTTGGGCAGTAATTGCCTAAGATACCTGATGCCAATttctggcccccatagacttatacacaaatatgcatacattccCACACACCCATGAGAGAATACCACaagttgtgtctttgtgtctatatgtgtgtatcacatgcacatatattaatataaaataaaattataaactacTAATTACATTATTGATTACATAATGGTCATGAAAGATTTCCTAGCCGAGATAGTGGTTAAGATAGGACAAACATATGGTCTgtgacccagtgtagggggaatACTAGAacgctgaggcaggagagggagcaccctcatagaggcggagagggatgtgatagggggtttctggaggggaaaacaggaagggggataacatatgaaatgcaaacaaataaaataatcaattttaaaaagaaagaaaaaaagataggaCAAACAATAGCTGAAAAGGATGTTAAACTGTGCTTATTTGTGATATTAACTGTTTGAGGAATGAGACCTCCCTTCATATAAAAAATATCAAGATTAAGAATTCCAGGGTTCCATCCCTCCATAATAGAGCTGGCAAAAATGACCAGAACTGATCTTTGTATAAGTCTGgaaccatgttaaaaaaaaaaaaaaaactcagcagtTGGGGATTGAAGGTGGATAAAGAGGAAAAATGGGCTGTAGTGCAGTAAATAATCTCTCTGAGGTTTTAAATTGGATGCTTATTCTCCTCTTCACCAACACCAAATGCGTAGGCAACATCTATGATGATAGCAGCCTGTGATTCTGGCATATGTTGTCAGATGCAACAAGATGGACCTTAGTTTCAAAGAATCATAGTTATTTGTTATATATGTCTGCTAGGTCCCTGGAAGACTATTAAAAATATTGTCTGTACATTTCCTGTCCAACTCAGAGCATTGTCAAGATTGAGGGAGTGTCCTCTAGGAGATAGATTTTAAAGCATGTAGCAGAAAAGGCCACACACATGTCCTATACTGTACACACACTCAGTGAAGGTCTGAGCTAAGCTACTCTTGACTCTAATGTTCCAAGAAACAGGAAGTAAAAGTAAAGATATAGGCGTCCATGCTTGAATTCTTGGTTCCCAGTTTGTAGAACTGTTTCGCAAATATTAGGAGGTATAGTCTTGTTAGAGGAGATTTATTCCTGGAAATAGCTTGAGGATTCAAAAGATTCATGCTATTTCCAATGTTGCCTGTCAGCATAGCGGTGGTGggtcaagatgtgagctctcagctgtgcctgctgccatgtctttGTTCTCTCATAATGGACTCTAACTGTTTGAAACAGTAAGTccaatttaaattctttatttcaaatgttgccttggtcacagcactagaaaagtaattaaaacagtGGGCAATCATCAAATGAGTGGTCCCAAATAGACATGATTTTCAGAGTAGGCAAatcttttcattgttgtttttgttttgtttttcaagacaggatttctctgtgtacccctgtttgttttggaactcactctgtagagcagcctagccttgaactcacagagatctgcctacctctgtcttccaagtgctgggattaaagatgtgtgtcatcaTTGCCTGGCTTAGAGTACGGGAGTCTTAAAAATTCCTTTGAAGGTCCACATGTTTATGAAACTTTTGTCAACACACAGTTGCTAATGAAACATATTTTAGTGGCCAGATAAAAGAGAAATTGGAGCAAGCTTGTTTAGAAAAGTAATTGAAATAAGAGCCCCACCTAAgcagaagcaacaacaaaacaaagcagtttTTGTATGTGGACTGAAGTTGATGCTGAATCTTCTTTCATTCAGGTGTAGATACCCAGTTACTTTAGAACTGAATATTGTTCCTTTTGCATTGAATTCTTTTGGTACCCATGTCAAAAAAATTCAATTCACTATAGATGAGTGAGTTTATCTTGGGACCTTGAATTCTATCTTATTGATGTATATATATGTCCTTATGTCAGTATTACTGTTTGAAAGTTCTAGTGCTGTaatagttaaaagaaaaacaataaatgtggATTATCCAACTGTGTTAATCGGCATACCTTATAATCTATCCTTTCAGTTTCCATATTTTGGCAAACAAAAGGCTTGAAAATATAAAGTTATGCGATATATGAATATTTGGGGTCATTccatttttgtaattttctttaacAGTTTTAATCACTGTTTtggagttttaatttttatattttcttgtgtatATAGAGTGCATTACAtatttctgtgtacatgtgagagCCAGAGATAGAGTCGGTGTCATTCTAGATTGCTCTGCACCTAAAAGCTCTTTTCAGGCATTTTTTATTGGTGCATCCTTATATGGCTCGGTTCCTTGAACTCTGAGCAGGGGTAATGAAGGGAATAAAAAAATTGATATACTTaaaagaaatgacagaaacacatacacaggaaaGCTGATATTGGGTGTTCTGGGCTATTAGATGGAGAAGCCACAGCACCCTGGATGTTCAGTGCACTTATTACATACAATTGAATGGAGAGGTTAGGTGATTACATACAACTAAACAGGGAGGCATGTTTAGCTAATCTTAGCAGGATAAATCTCTGTAAGGGAGCACTCTTCAGgctataaatgtgtgtgtgtgtgtgtgtgtgtgtgtgtgtgtgtgaactttgtTGGACATTTTCTGTATATACTGTTTCCACTCCCAAAGGACTGAGGCCTTGGTCCATGATATGGCTAAGCCCATGTGAAACAATGCATATTCACTTAGGACTTTATTCACTCCCTATAGTTTGTCTATCTTTCtgcccatctatctatctatctatctatctatctatctatctatctatctatctatctatctatctatctatctatctatctaactatctatgtacctacctacctatctacctaccactatctgtgtgtgtacaacatgctcacaggcacacatgtgccatggcatgtgtaaAGAGGTCACAAGACAATTTGTAGCAttttgttctctccttttaccatgtgggtcctggagataaAATTTatgccatcaggcttggcagcacatTGCTGTGtatgctgaaccatcttgctggctccttTCAAGGTTTCTGAGACAGcgtctctcactgatcctggaactcagtgaTATGGCTTGCTAGCCCTCGGGTTATAGGCCTGTGTGCTATCATGCCTGGATTTAACATGGATATTGAAAATCTCAGCGCAGGTCCTcatgttttatagtttttattttcaaaacacttTAATGTCCTTTAAAAAACTATAATATATGGAGACAGTCTTTTCTAATCATGTCCATTTGGGGTTTTGAATGCCTCCTGTAGTGGGATACCTATGCTTTCCCTAATATTTGGGAaagtttctattatttctttgagtaattttcctttctaaagtgactttatatatttacttatttatttttgtgtgtatacatatgtgtatatgggcaTGTATGTGCCATTCCTGTAGAGgtaaaggacaactttcaggactcAGATGTCTCCTTCTCCCGTGTGGTCCCAGTGATTAGACTCACCTTTTCAGGCTTGCCAGCATGtactttacccattgagctatcATGCCAAGTTATCCTTGAgtaatttttctgtcttttaaaatttgtatattgGTTATTCCTTTTATACCAAAGGATTGTAAATTTGCTGTCATAATTGTGTCTAAGATTTATTCAAATTTGTGGTCATGTCtgagttcttcttttctttttacttagatTGCTGTCTCAATCTAATAGATCTTCACTTTTTTCATCCCCTTGTAGTTTTTTCCACTTGGTATATTTTGCTGGCGATATTTCCACTGAGGTTTTTGTTTCATTGGGCTTTTGCTTCTAAGATTTCTATCATTTTTAGAATCTGTATGTCCTTGCTGAATATCTTAcctaagttgtttttaaaaatccatgtctGGATCTAACCtccttattttattcatgtttatttacatctttatttttttaaaaaaataaaaatatattagtttACATAGAATTAGGTTTCATTCTAGCATTTCTCAAACAAAACTTGTTTTAGTAATTTCTCTTCCCCCTCATCTCTCCCATCCTGCTTCCTTTCTTATGCCCTAAGCACTCAGAGGCCGCTGTGGCTGTAGTTGAAAGGTTAGTGACTATGTTGACAAGGATCATGGCCTCACCCATGGGAGAGTGGTTTGGCAAGTATACAAAATTCAGTGCTTGAGGAACACAGAGGCCTCTACCCATACTTCAAAAGAAACCATGGGAGGCCAGGCAATATGTGCAAAGGTAAGGTCTCCATAGGAAACAATGAAGAGGTTAGGTGTGAAACTGTGAGAGTGAAAGTGTAGTTGAAATATGTTTTCTCCAAAAGAAATGCCAGGAATGTTTGGAATATCTCCCAAGGCAAACTGCAGGCAGAGTGATGGAGAGAGATGCTGGTGGACTGCAACACCAAAGCCACACTTGTGGGACTCCCTAAGTCCTTTGGAGCATATAGTATGTTAAAAGACTATCTAGAGCAGAGTTTCTTGAACTTTTTCTGTTACCAACTCATTTTCCCCCAAGAATTCTTTCACAACCCAGGTGGATAGATCTGtaaaatagatatataaaaatcaaacatcTACTGATActaaatcataaagaaatgtattttaaaaacaagtcacTGGTAGACATATAAATTgatcatttattaaagatgaaagcaaatttaCATGACAATGAAATGAATGTACTTGATTATTTTTACatgaagaattaaatcttggctgaatagTTGATACTACAGAATATAGAGCATCCTCAACACTTTCCGAGTTAATtactatttgtattttataaccATCAATGCTGACACTACCACTTCATATAAACAGATAGTATAAAATGTGAGAAATATATTTAGGGCTATTTCAAAAGTTATTTGAAATTCTATTCTaatcccaagccaaaattcaaagaagtaactttttaaatgaaactcagaaattcaaacagttttaaaaagcaaacattctAACACAATATAATTCAGTGATACATTAATTTCATACACTTGGAGGAATGATGTTAAGAAANNNNNNNNNNNNNNNNNNNNNNNNNNNNNNNNNNNNNNNNNNNNNNNNNNNNNNNNNNNNNNNNNNNNNNNNNNNNNNNNNNNNNNNNNNNNNNNNNNNNNNNNNNNNNNNNNNNNNNNNNNNNNNNNNNNNNNNNNNNNNNNNNNNNNNNNNNNNNNNNNNNNNNNNNNNNNNNNNNNNNNNNNNNNNNNNNNNNNNNNNNNNNNNNNNNNNNNNNNNNNNNNNNNNNNNNNNNNNNNNNNNNNNNNNNNNNNNNNNNNNNNNNNNNNNNNNNNNNNNNNNNNNNNNNNNNNNNNNNNNNNNNNNNNNNNNNNNNNNNNNNNNNtttttttttttgacataaagtctcactctatagctcaaGCTACCCTTTCTGCTTacacctccagaatgctgggattgcagatgtcaGTCACCTAGGCTAGTTTAAAAGAATACTTCATATCGACTATTGTTATTGCACTTCTGATGAAACCCAGAACCTTCCGCTCCCTAATCCAGGTCAAGCTCTCTATCACTGGACTCATAACAGCAAAACCTAAACGATAATAAACAGCTGGAGAGTCAGAGTTGAACTATGAGCAGCCCTTATGCATTCACATTCAATTCTAATGTGTGGCTATGAATTCTTTGTGTCATCTCGGTTATTTTCTTTCCCAAGCTCGTGTTAACCAAGCCCTTGGCTTGTGGCTCATTGCTGTCCCTACCACCGCTATCTGTAGGTGGCGCTAGGCCAAGCGGCGCGCTCTCTATGACGTTTAAGCTGGTGACGTAATGTTCTGAGTTGACCGTTTATCTGTTACAGTTGCCATTTTGTGGCCATTACGGTCTTCGACCGCCGGAGGTCCCGGGTGTCGTctggaggaggctgaggtggTGAGAGGATCAACTTTGTTCTTTTGTGAGATTGGGCAAGAAACTGTTTTAGGACTGAGCCAGTGGGAAGAGGGGAACAGGACTGGCAGCACAGCAGCTATCTGTGACCATTGAGAGACAGTGGCGGAATTCAGTCAGGCATGCTAGGGTGACTAGGCCACGTTGATCACGGCGATGGACTTGGGCGACCACTCCACTGGCTTTTGCCACACTGAAGTAATTAGATTTATTAACAATGAAATCCTCATGAATGGAGGTGGGCCTGAATTTTACATGGCTTTCCGCATGCGGCCCTGGAATGAGATAGAAGACCAACTTCGCGCCATTTTGATAGATCCTCAGGTGCCACGTTCTCTAAAAAGGGCCTGTACCTGGAGTGCCCTGGCACTGGGTGTGCGAATAGCTGCAAGGCAGCGTGAGCAGCAGGCTTATATGGTTGGGTTGTCACAGGATGCATTCGGGCAGCTCCCCTCGGCTCCCAGGGCCTCAGTCTCAGAGTTGTGGCAGCTCCGTCAACAGCGAGAGGAGGCAGTCACCCAACTGATTTCTACTCAAGCCGCTCTACATCAGGCGATGAGGGAGTGTGATCTGTTGCGCTGGAGGCTGCACCATGTTGAAAGATCAGTCCAGATGGCTCCTCTGGTTCATGACATTCAAAGCCAACAGCTTGGGGCTTCAGTGGTACCCCTGAGTCCAGATCATGCGAGAGTTATGGGTACAGTGGGGGCATACGACAGACGGTATTTGGAGGCACAAATGGCAGCTGCAACAAATGTCTTTTACATGCCAAGAAGCACAAGTTCCTGGCCCCTGGCCATGCAACCAACTGTGCCAGTTCCAGTGCCATATCAGCTCCCAGCACATCCACCATTCCTAACGGGATCTCCATTCTTAATGCCTTTCTCACCTTCAGtagtcatggaaacagaagcaggtgtTGTAGCTTCAGTTCCGATACCTCCTGCATATCCTTCTGGTCCTTTTGCTGTACCATGCTCCCAGAACCCAGCTAGTGTGTGCGACCAGAGAAGCTACAGGTATACTACTGAAGGTCCTTCGGTCACCCAGCTTGCTGTACCTGCAGGAAACATCAGAGACACCAGCCAGGAGGGAAACTCAGGGAAGTACCAGGGGACAAATACCTTGGGAGACAACAGAAGCCACCTTCAGGAGCAAGATCACCAAGGAGTTCAGTATAGGGCTACTCTAGTGGACACTGAAAATGAcaatgaaggagaaaatgaagaatcaGAAGCAACATCAGCAGTAACATCAGAAGCAGCATCAGAAGAAACAACAGATACAGCAGAAGATGatcaagaagaagaggaagaggaggtggcagAGAAGGAAGACGCATATGACAACGATGTAGATCTTCAGAATCTCCAGGAACTACACCTTCCTGAGCAAGGTCAACTCCATAGCCAGGGTGACAATCGTCCCCAGGCATCAGGTCCAGCTTCCTTGTACTCCCGTAGATGTCAAATCAAGGAAGAAGATGTGGAAGAGGCCCCTCCAATCCCTGTGTGGGAGAGTTGGAGCCAAGCTGTGAGAGAAAGCCCGAAGAAACAGCAACCTCAGCTGCCGAAGAAGGACAAGAAGCCACAAGCAGAAGCAGCTTCAGGATCCCAGCCCAGCTCACGCACTCAGATGAACTGGGTCTGCCCACGGTGTAAGTCTATGAATTTTTCATGGCGCAAAGTCTGCTATAAATGCAAGAAAATTTGTATGCCAGCTGAGTTTGGAGGACAACCTCACTGATTCCAGAAGGTAAGCAAAAGAAACCAGTCTCCTAacaacccccaaccccatcaACAATAACTTGCTTTACAGACAAAATAATCTGTTAGGCCtttatacaaattaacaaaattgttATCATGATAGgttaacacttaaaaatatttcttttgtcatttttgtttattatcaaaaattatcttgattatattgttcAGTAAGAAAGTTAAAGGACACTTTATATAGGTTGATGTTGCTTTGtttaaataactaaaattataaatatgtatatcttttttatatatttggacAAAGGAGGGCCGTTATGAATATTGTACTCTTTAAAGCCAAGATTTCTTCCTAATAGCATTTCAATTTTGCACTTTTGCAGGAGGTGGATTCCTGATGGCTGTTCCTGATGGGATGACACTCTTGAAGAAGAAGAANNNNNNNNNNNNNNNNNNNNNNNNNNNNNNNNNNNNNNNNNNNNNNNNNNNNNNNNNNNNNNNNNNNNNNNNNNNNNNNNNNNNNNNNNNNNNNNNNNNNNNNNNNNNNNNNNNNNNNNNNNNNNNNNNNNNNNNNNNNNNNNNNNNNNNNNNNNNNNNNNNNNNNNNNNNNNNNNNNNNNNNNNNNNNNNNNNNNNNNNNNNNNNNNNNNNNNNNNNNNNNNNNNNNNNNNNNNNNNNNNNNNNNNNNNNNNNNNNNNNNNNNNNNNNNNNNNNNNNNNNNNNNNNNNNNNNNNNNNNNNNNNNNNNNNNNNNNNNNNNNNNNNNNNNNNNNNNNNNNNNNNNNNNNNNNNNNNNNNNNNNNNNNNNNNNNNNNNNNNNNNNNNNNNNNNNNNNNNNNNNNNNNNNNNNNNNNNNNNNNNNNNNNNNNNNNNNNNNNNNNNNNNNNNNNNNNNNNNNNNNNNNNNNNNNNNNNNNNNNNNNNNNNNNNNNNNNNNNNNNNNNNNNNNNNNNNNNNNNNNNNNNNNNNNNNNNNNNNNNNNNNNNNNNNNNNNNNNNNNNNNNNNNNNNNNNNNNNNNNNNNNNNNNNNNNNNNNNNNNNNNNNNNNNNNNNNNNNNNNNNNNNNNNNNNNNNNNNNNNNNNNNNNNNNNNNNNNNNNNNNNNNNNNNNNNNNNNNNNNNNNNNNNNNNNNNNNNNNNNNNNNNNNNNNNNNNNNNNNNNNNNNNNNNNNNNNNNNNNNNNNNNNNNNNNNNNNNNNNNNNNNNNNNNNNNNNNNNNNNNNNNNNNNNNNNNNNNNNNNNNNNNNNNNNNNNNNNNNNNNNNNNNNNNNNNNNNNNNNNNNNNNNNNNNNNNNNNNNNNNNNNNNNNNNNNNNNNNNNNNNNNNNNNNNNNNNNNNNNNNNNNNNNNNNNNNNNNNNNNNNNNNNNNNNNNNNNNNNNNNNNNNNNNNNNNNNNNNNNNNNNNNNNNNNNNNNNNNNNNNNNNNNNNNNNNNNNNNNNNNNNNNNNNNNNNNNNNNNNNNNNNNNNNNNNNNNNNNNNNNNNNNNNNNNNNNNNNNNNNNNNNNNNNNNNNNNNNNNNNNNNNNNNNNNNNNNNNNNNNNNNNNNNNNNNNNNNNNNNNNNNNNNNNNNNNNNNNNNNNNNNNNNNNNNNNNNNNNNNNNNNNNNNNNNNNNNNNNNNNNNNNNNNNNNNNNNNNNNNNNNNNNNNNNNNNNNNNNNNNNNNNNNNNNNNNNNNNNNNNNNNNNNNNNNNNNNNNNNNNNNNNNNNNNNNNNNNNNNNNNNNNNNNNNNNNNNNNNNNNNNNNNNNNNNNNNNNNNNNNNNNNNNNNNNNNNNNNNNNNNNNNNNNNNNNNNNNNNNNNNNNNNNNNNNNNNNNNNNNNNNNNNNNNNNNNNNNNNNNNNNNNNNNNNNNNNNNNNNNNNNNNNNNNNNNNNNNNNNNNNNNNNNNNNNNNNNNNNNNNNNNNNNNNNNNNNNNNNNNNNNNNNNNNNNNNNNNNNNNNNNNNNNNNNNNNNNNNNNNNNNNNNNNNNNNNNNNNNNNNNNNNNNNNNNNNNNNNNNNNNNNNNNNNNNNNNNNNNNNNNNNNNNNNNNNNNNNNNNNNNNNNNNNNNNNNNNNNNNNNNNNNNNNNNNNNNNNNNNNNNNNNNNNNNNNNNNNNNNNNNNNNNNNNNNNNNNNNNNNNNNNNNNNNNNNNNNNNNNNNNNNNNNNNNNNNNNNNNNNNNNNNNNNNNNNNNNNNNNNNNNNNNNNNNNNNNNNNNNNNNNNNNNNNNNNNNNNNNNNNNNNNNNNNNNNNNNNNNNNNNNNNNNNNNNNNNNNNNNNNNNNNNNNNNNNNNNNNNNNNNNNNNNNNNNNNNNNNNNNNNNNNNNNNNNNNNNNNNNNNNNNNNNNNNNNNNNNNNNNNNNNNNNNNNNNNNNNNNNNNNNNNNNNNNNNNNNNNNNNNNNNNNNNNNNNNNNNNNNNNNNNNNNNNNNNNNNNNNNNNNNNNNNNNNNNNNNNNNNNNNNNNNNNNNNNNNNNNNNNNNNNNNNNNNNNNNNNNNNNNNNNNNNNNNNNNNNNNNNNNNNNNNNNNNNNNNNNNNNNNNNNNNNNNNNNNNNNNNNNNNNNNNNNNNNNNNNNNNNNNNNNNNNNNNNNNNNNNNNcaacttgacacaggctaaagtcatctgagagatgggaaccccaattgagaaaatgcctttataagCTTGGACTATAGACAAGTCTGtaagccattttcttaattagtgattgatagaggAATATAAACTGATGGCATGACTGCTCCTTGGTATGGTTAAAGGGAAggtttttattatagatatgaaaaagacagccagaggcatctggaagagtccaaagcagagagagaaagacataggCTGAACATGACCGGGAGCCAGAGCTATCTGAAAGAGAGGTGAGAATGGCAGGGGATAGAGACTAGAGAAAGCATAATAAGAGAAGCAAGACAGGAATAGAgggtaggaagagagaggaagagtgaTGGAGAAGGACATCGGgtggggggtagagagggaggggaggtcaGGGAAAGGAAGtgtgagtgggagagggagagaacacatAGGTTACTGGGGTttggggtggaggggggaagagaatgaGTAGCTGAGGGGAGGAAAGCCCAAGAGCTGGAGGGAGTTTCgggtaggggaggaggaggtgaggaggtAGGATGCTAGCCTGGTACTCCTGCTACCAAGGGAGCCTGAGATCAGCATGAGCTTTGCCATGCTGATAGACACCACAGGTagccagagagaagggaaatggtTCCTTGTGGTGAGAGAGTTTCACAAGTTCACAAGGAATACTGAACTTTCCTAGTCACTGGAAATCCTCCTATAGTCCAGGTTAAGCTTAtttgattcctttttttgttttattttggagtttggggtgctggagtttcctttggacctgatGGGGAGGGCCCCATCCGTTGNGGGTGGGGACATCGTGGattggtggttctgggttctattaaaaaagaaggctgagcaagccttcaGGGGTAATCCAGTAAGCAGAATCCCTCTCTGGCCCCTGAATtagttcctgtctctaggttcctgctttgagttcctgtcctgactgttGATAAGCTATTATATGGAAGTATGagttaaataaacccttccctccccaacttgataTTCTTcttagtgtttcatcacagcagtagtaatcCTAAGACACCCAACAAGTATTGGTTCTATTTACCTACCATTCTGTTCTAGCCGGTGTGTTACAATAATACGTATAGGGGTTCATTCTGGAGTAAATGGAAAGATACCATCCAGTGCTTGCTATGGATCAGTTCATTAAGCATCTAATAGTTTTGGTTATTATAGATATAATGGGTTCNtatattaacatatatatatataatatactttatatatatactatataatctATAATACTAtgttaacatataatatataatacttcAAAGTAGGTACTATCATccctttttattctatttaaaaattttcttttttttagattgtagtctaattacatcacttccttctttttccttttccaaacTTTCCCATatactcctccttgctctctctcaatacatagcctctttttcattaattgttgttacatacttatatgtttgtatgtaatgtataaatatatattcctaaatacatatatattaaataatataagtaTAATCTACTCAGTCTGTATAACGTTACTTGTATAGTTTTCTACAA
Encoded proteins:
- the LOC110287298 gene encoding testis-expressed protein 13D-like; protein product: MDLGDHSTGFCHTEVIRFINNEILMNGGGPEFYMAFRMRPWNEIEDQLRAILIDPQVPRSLKRACTWSALALGVRIAARQREQQAYMVGLSQDAFGQLPSAPRASVSELWQLRQQREEAVTQLISTQAALHQAMRECDLLRWRLHHVERSVQMAPLVHDIQSQQLGASVVPLSPDHARVMGTVGAYDRRYLEAQMAAATNVFYMPRSTSSWPLAMQPTVPVPVPYQLPAHPPFLTGSPFLMPFSPSVVMETEAGVVASVPIPPAYPSGPFAVPCSQNPASVCDQRSYRYTTEGPSVTQLAVPAGNIRDTSQEGNSGKYQGTNTLGDNRSHLQEQDHQGVQYRATLVDTENDNEGENEESEATSAVTSEAASEETTDTAEDDQEEEEEEVAEKEDAYDNDVDLQNLQELHLPEQGQLHSQGDNRPQASGPASLYSRRCQIKEEDVEEAPPIPVWESWSQAVRESPKKQQPQLPKKDKKPQAEAASGSQPSSRTQMNWVCPRCKSMNFSWRKVCYKCKKICMPAEFGGQPH